One window of Amaranthus tricolor cultivar Red isolate AtriRed21 chromosome 13, ASM2621246v1, whole genome shotgun sequence genomic DNA carries:
- the LOC130798614 gene encoding protein DEHYDRATION-INDUCED 19 homolog 5-like, protein MDADFWPPKTQSTRHLPAHLSSGNRFVLDDSQVNDDVKSFTACPFCYVDIELCKLCDHLEGEHCFDVTNSVCPHCAQNLGRDVPGHFWTYHPCSIKTHRRGQKSGFWNFYAGRMMGNSSVKTNAENLNALAPDPLLSSFFFSKPNPETKNDHSENSCSFDDLSSISETKSSKSSTFAPRQTKEDSEELRQRAEFCRQLFFSTIV, encoded by the exons ATGGATGCAGATTTTTGGCCACCAAAAACTCAGTCTACTAGACATCTTCCTGCTCATCTTAGCTCAG GAAATAGATTTGTATTGGATGATTCACAAGTAAATGATGATGTAAAGAGTTTTACTGCTTGCCCATTTTGCTATGTCGATATCGAATTGTGTAAGCTTTGTGATCACCTTGAAGGAGAACACTGCTTCGATGTCACGAATTCG GTTTGTCCTCATTGTGCACAAAATTTGGGTAGAGATGTTCCCGGACATTTTTGGACTTATCATCCGTGTTCAATCAAG ACTCACAGAAGAGGTCAGAAGTCTGGATTTTGGAATTTTTATGCTGGACGAATGATGGGGAACTCGAGTGTAAAAACTAACGCCGAAAATCTGAATGCTTTAGCTCCTGATCCCCTTTTGTCTTCATTTTTCTTCAGCAAACCAAATCCGGAGACTAAAAATGATCATTCTGAAAATTCGTGTTCCTTCGATGATCTCTCATCCATCTCAGAGACAAAAAG CTCAAAATCATCAACATTCGCTCCAAGACAAACAAAGGAAGACTCAGAAGAGTTGAGGCAAAGAGCTGAATTCTGTCGACAGTTGTTTTTTTCGACCATAGTCTGA